The Williamsoniiplasma somnilux genome includes a window with the following:
- a CDS encoding MurR/RpiR family transcriptional regulator → MILEKINKISKEKNINGNIAQAILCEISKQNGLNLNIVELAEKSGCSQPTVTRFVRTLGLENFKKLVKAVNFESLKFFPDNDNTPHEKEIMDGSDILSDVRTTLENIDHELFEQIALKIVKAKKINIAGMGGNETLKVEIEHKLSQIGKHVLIGKDWHQQLINLHFMSKDDLTIIISYSGDKFETLKVAQESISKKVPVLAITGNFDSQLRQVATYSLLVYSNDPKYRTFSITSKVAALALWDLLFKKIITHDILKPDVAEAWRWETDISK, encoded by the coding sequence ATGATATTGGAAAAAATAAATAAAATTTCAAAAGAAAAAAATATTAATGGTAATATTGCTCAAGCAATTCTTTGTGAAATTTCTAAACAAAACGGACTTAATCTTAATATTGTAGAGTTAGCTGAAAAATCTGGTTGTTCGCAACCTACAGTAACTCGTTTTGTTAGAACTTTAGGTTTGGAAAATTTTAAAAAATTAGTAAAAGCGGTAAATTTTGAAAGTTTAAAATTTTTTCCTGATAACGACAATACTCCTCATGAAAAAGAAATTATGGATGGTTCGGATATTTTAAGTGATGTTAGAACAACATTAGAAAACATTGATCATGAACTTTTTGAACAAATTGCATTAAAAATAGTAAAAGCTAAAAAAATTAACATTGCCGGAATGGGTGGAAATGAAACTCTTAAAGTTGAAATTGAACATAAATTATCTCAAATTGGGAAACACGTCTTAATAGGTAAAGATTGACACCAACAATTAATTAATCTACATTTTATGTCAAAAGATGATTTAACAATCATAATATCTTACTCTGGAGATAAATTTGAAACATTAAAAGTTGCTCAAGAATCAATTAGTAAAAAAGTTCCAGTCCTTGCAATTACAGGAAATTTTGACTCTCAATTAAGACAAGTTGCAACTTATTCACTTTTGGTTTATTCGAATGATCCAAAGTACAGAACTTTCTCAATTACTAGCAAAGTAGCTGCTTTAGCACTTTGAGACTTATTGTTTAAAAAAATCATAACTCATGACATTTTAAAACCCGATGTTGCAGAAGCTTGACGTTGAGAAACGGATATTTCCAAGTAA
- the rpmI gene encoding 50S ribosomal protein L35, with the protein MPKMKTKKSLAKRVKKTGSGKLKRAHAYRSHRATGKTTKQKRQLEKSTFVDRTDMKRLKGLLQD; encoded by the coding sequence ATGCCAAAAATGAAAACAAAAAAGTCATTAGCTAAACGTGTTAAAAAAACAGGTTCAGGAAAATTAAAACGTGCTCATGCTTACAGATCTCATAGAGCTACTGGTAAAACAACTAAACAAAAACGTCAATTAGAAAAATCAACTTTTGTTGATAGAACAGATATGAAGCGTTTAAAAGGTTTATTACAAGATTAA
- the infC gene encoding translation initiation factor IF-3 — translation MMDQNRNSRQPAKKDQDPINGFIKAKEIFVIDQNGDKRGIMSKREAIELAESLQLDLLQVGLQPDGIAIAKIVNFGKYKYEQQKKAKELKKNQSKVENKEIRLTVNIGEHDLDTKAKKAREFLLDGDRVKVSLKFKGREIAYQDLGLATLDKFFKKIEDVAKIEKEAKLNTRFLDMYVVPKKN, via the coding sequence TTAATGGACCAAAACAGAAACTCAAGACAACCAGCTAAAAAAGATCAAGATCCAATTAATGGATTTATTAAAGCAAAAGAAATTTTTGTTATTGATCAAAACGGTGATAAAAGAGGAATTATGTCAAAAAGAGAGGCTATTGAATTAGCCGAATCTTTACAGCTTGATCTTCTTCAAGTTGGTTTGCAACCAGATGGTATAGCAATTGCTAAAATTGTTAACTTTGGTAAATATAAATATGAACAACAAAAAAAAGCTAAAGAACTTAAGAAAAACCAATCAAAAGTAGAAAACAAAGAAATTCGTTTAACTGTGAATATTGGTGAACATGATTTAGATACTAAAGCAAAAAAAGCAAGAGAATTTTTATTAGATGGAGATCGTGTTAAGGTTTCTTTAAAATTTAAAGGTCGTGAAATTGCTTATCAAGATTTAGGATTAGCAACTTTAGATAAATTTTTTAAAAAAATTGAAGATGTTGCAAAAATTGAAAAAGAAGCTAAATTAAACACAAGATTTTTAGATATGTATGTTGTGCCTAAGAAAAATTAG